The following proteins come from a genomic window of Miscanthus floridulus cultivar M001 chromosome 2, ASM1932011v1, whole genome shotgun sequence:
- the LOC136540687 gene encoding TSL-kinase interacting protein 1-like — translation MCTPMSFTGSAPEPSDPNKKPAKKQTRQWAAWTHQEEENFFNALRQVGKNFDKITHRVQSKNKDQVRHYYYRLVRRMKKLLGPRFSLDAKNSKDTIAAMLRWWSLLEKFSCSASKLHLKPRRFKTFVEALGKQLLKDRNKSRRKRSRVDMCLPCPSPIISKAPGNETPPVKFLSVDAQNGSRVASPKGTIFKRVAEPISNKSGTTKGDLSATRTVKQKRKAGGAIASTAYKKWERAAMAGVSLVADAAEELERNTINPGILCNVDARTLTSPSDRLSTADGTSTNHMKEADSQAPVKLKLQLFPINEATRKALEKDDHNPHLELTLSSRKKISSVLEHLNRKWGNSNIASGELILFPYCANQEDLATYQRWTTRDTVAVADVFLSVNSPSVFRLRYGWFSLVELGAGVSEISLTHFEDCMIPEVIQVKSPSGDKACVQKDGTLLSNCTHEQYPCSSVLLHMTPSSTGKNSKLPDQPANVPPSQFGSQKQVQVPVTQAFEGDQGMNCVAISEVEWADTLTDISVGHLLTEASKGPHLDCIGTSVKNPLFLENPCSYDSFDAAVALHASRYQASEQPAHAPHSTIWGAEETCDEFTFNLSASRKQEGSNTPSSSPDTDNEVHPSNLEGFQGFLQDLTGEDDADNPYNDDAKDEEELCAKSPPRNDETNELKDQSLADIYWPDSLGPLDLDIPSVRYQADDMLIGDSQNSWNRLMANSLDAFRNLSFFSDKNDSIPSIM, via the exons atgtgtacacccatgtccttCACTGGGTCCGCCCCTGAGCCTTCTGATCCCAACAAGAAACCTG CGAAAAAGCAGACTCGACAATGGGCTGCGTGGACACACCAAGAGGAGGAGAATTTCTTCAATGCACTGCGGCAAGTAGGAAAA AACTTCGACAAGATTACACACCGTGTTCAGAGTAAAAACAAGGATCAG GTCAGGCATTACTATTACCGTCTTGTTCGACGCATGAAGAAGCTATTGGGTCCTAGGTTCTCACTTGATGCAAAAAACTCCAAGGATACCATTGCTGCTATGCTTCGCTG GTGGTCTCTGCTTGAGAAATTTAGCTGCAGTGCATCAAAGCTGCATCTGAAGCCTCGGAGGTTCAAAACATTTGTAGAAGCATTG GGAAAACAACTGCTAAAGGACAGAAATAAGTCCAGGAGAAAGCGTTCACGAGTGGATATGTGCCTACCTTGTCCATCTCCAATTATCAGCAAGGCTCCTGGAAATGAGACTCCTCCTGTAAAGTTCCTGTCAGTAGATGCTCAAAATGGTAGCAGAGTAGCATCTCCTAAAGGGACAATTTTCAAGCGGGTTGCTGAACCAATTTCTAACAAGTCAGGAACAACTAAAGGGGACCTCTCCGCCACAAGAACCGTGAAACAAAAAAGGAAGGCAG GTGGCGCTATTGCATCTACTGCATATAAAAAATGGGAGAgagcggccatggctggtgtttcTTTAGTTGCTGATGCAGCTGAGGAGCTCGAGCGCAACACAATTAACCCAGGCATTTTATGTAATGTTGATGCAAGAACACTGACTTCACCATCAGACAGACTTTCTACTGCTGATG GCACCAGCACAAATCATATGAAGGAAGCAGATTCACAAGCACCTGTGAAGCTGAAGCTACAGTTATTTCCAATAAATGAAGCTACTCGGAAGGCATTGGAGAAG GATGACCATAATCCTCATCTAGAGCTCACATTAAGCTCTAGGAAGAAAATATCATCTGTGCTAGAACATCTAAACCGAAAATGGGGTAACTCAAACATCGCATCTGGAGAGCTTATTCTTTTTCCGTATTGTGCTAATCAAGAGGATTTGGCTACATATCAGAGGTGGACAACAAGAGATACTGTTGCAGTAGCTGATGTGTTTCTTTCTGTGAATAGCCCTTCTGTTTTCCGTTTAAG GTATGGTTGGTTTTCCCTTGTTGAGCTTGGAGCAGGAGTAAGTGAAATATCTTTAACCCATTTTGAGGATTGCATGATACCAGAAGTCATCCAAGTCAAATCGCCATCAGGAGATAAGGCTTGTGTGCAAAAGGATGGTACTTTGCTCAGTAATTGCACTCATGAGCAATATCCTTGTAGTTCAGTGTTATTGCATATGACACCATCTAGTACAGGCAAGAACTCTAAGCTTCCAGATCAGCCAGCTAATGTGCCCCCCTCTCAGTTTGGCAGCCAAAAGCAAGTGCAGGTTCCTGTAACCCAAGCTTTTGAG GGTGATCAGGGAATGAATTGCGTGGCAATATCTGAAGTAGAGTGGGCAGACACCCTTACAGATATCAGTGTTGGGCACTTACTGACAGAAGCATCCAAAGGCCCTCATTTGGATTGCATAGGGACTAGTGTAAAGAATCCTTTGTTTCTTGAGAACCCATGCAGCTATGACTCGTTTGATGCTGCTGTTGCCCTTCATGCTTCTCGTTATCAAGCATCCGAGCAGCCAGCCCATGCTCCCCATTCAACTATATGGGGAGCAGAAGAAACATGTGATGAGTTCACCTTTAATTTGTCAGCCTCCAGGAAGCAAGAAGGCTCAAACACTCCTAGCAGCTCTCCTGATACTGACAATGAAGTTCATCCCTCAAATTTGGAAGGATTTCAAGGTTTTCTTCAG GACTTGACTGGAGAGGATGATGCTGATAATCCTTATAACGATGATGCCAAAGACGAAGAGGAGTTGTGTGCTAAATCACCACCTCGAAATGATGAAACTAATGAGTTGAAGGATCAATCTTTAGCTGACATATATTGG CCTGATTCACTCGGACCACTGGACTTGGACATACCGTCTGTGAGATATCAAGCCGATGACATGCTGATAGGGGACAGTCAAAATAGTTGGAACCGCCTGATGGCAAATAGCCTCGATGCATTTCGAAACCTGTCATTCTTCTCAGATAAGAATGACTCGATTCCATCGATCATGTAG